The stretch of DNA GAAGACGGCAATCCTCATCGCTGCAAGTGCACGCCTTGGTGCGATTGCCTCTGGAGCCCCGCTGGGCTATGAGCGCGCATTGTACCGATACGGCTATTATGTAGGGATGAGCTATCAAATCATCGATGATGTGCTCGATTTTACAGCATCCGAGGCTGAACTGGGCAAACCGGCCGGGGGCGATTTGCTGCAGGGCAATATGACGCTTCCTGCCCTCATTGCTTGCGAGGAGGATCGCTTCTTCAAGGAACGGCTCACACAGGCTTTCCGTGAGCCGGAAGCACTCGATAGGGAAGCCCTGAAGCCATTTATCGAGCATATCAAAGCGTCCGATGCCATCGACAGGTCCCTTGCCATCAGTGACCGTTATTTGGAGAAGGCATACCGGGAATTGGATAAATTGCCGCCGACAAGAGACCGGAATACACTGAAACAAATAGCCAGGCATATAGGTAAGCGCAGCTCCTGATTGTAAACCGCTTACATATTTGCTATTATAATTGTGAAAATGATAACAAAGGGAGCTGTAATGAAAATGGAAAAAACATTTTTGATGGTGAAACCGGATGGCGTACAGCGCGGGCTGATTGGCGAAATCGTTACAAGATTCGAAAAGAAGGGCTTAAAGCTCCTGGCGGGGAAGATGATGGTTGTGTCGGAGGAACAGGCTAAGACGCATTACATAGAACATGAAAGCAAGCCCTTTTTCGACTCACTGATAAGCTACATTACATCCGGTCCCGTATTTGCGATGGTCTGGGAAGGCAAGGATGCTATTAAGCTGACCCGGAGTATGATCGGGGCAACGAAACCAACCGAAGCAGCACCTGGTACG from Terribacillus sp. FSL K6-0262 encodes:
- the ndk gene encoding nucleoside-diphosphate kinase, whose translation is MEKTFLMVKPDGVQRGLIGEIVTRFEKKGLKLLAGKMMVVSEEQAKTHYIEHESKPFFDSLISYITSGPVFAMVWEGKDAIKLTRSMIGATKPTEAAPGTIRGDYAVEMSRNLIHGSDSAESAEREIANMFEPNELIQYEQVMAEYLYE